Proteins encoded within one genomic window of Candidatus Berkiella cookevillensis:
- a CDS encoding 5'-nucleotidase, with the protein MSKNKSKKLVVAISSRALFNLDQCHQIYKTEGVESYKKYQLSAEHEILEPGPAFHLVEKFLKLNQGKKESEHLVEVILLSRNSADTGLRVFHSIEHYGLDITRAAFSGGESPYVYAQAFEAALFLSLHAEDVKKAIQSGCAAAHIHHAPNQKKDLSCLKIAFDGDAVLFSDESEQYFQSEGLNAFNENEKNKAHQPLNSGPFRAFLSALHQLQQIPELPIPIRTALVTARQAPAHERVINTLRSWNIRIDESLFLGGLDKASFLNAFNADIFFDDQFSNCQSVSQTVVSGHVLYGIKNND; encoded by the coding sequence ATGTCAAAAAATAAATCTAAAAAACTAGTCGTCGCTATTTCATCGCGTGCACTCTTTAATTTAGATCAATGTCACCAGATATATAAAACAGAAGGAGTCGAGTCCTATAAAAAATATCAGCTAAGCGCTGAGCATGAAATTTTAGAGCCAGGCCCAGCTTTTCATTTGGTAGAAAAGTTTTTAAAATTGAATCAAGGAAAAAAAGAATCAGAGCATTTGGTTGAGGTAATCTTATTATCTAGAAACTCTGCCGATACAGGTTTAAGAGTTTTTCATTCTATAGAGCATTATGGACTGGATATTACGCGCGCTGCTTTCTCTGGTGGAGAAAGCCCTTATGTTTATGCACAAGCTTTTGAAGCAGCTCTCTTTTTATCTTTGCATGCAGAAGATGTTAAAAAAGCGATTCAATCTGGTTGTGCCGCAGCTCATATACATCATGCACCCAATCAAAAGAAAGATCTCTCTTGCTTGAAAATTGCATTTGATGGGGATGCTGTTTTATTCTCTGATGAATCAGAACAATATTTTCAATCAGAAGGCTTGAATGCATTTAATGAAAATGAAAAAAATAAAGCACATCAACCCTTAAATTCAGGGCCATTTAGAGCTTTTTTATCAGCATTGCATCAACTACAGCAAATACCAGAATTACCTATACCCATCCGTACCGCTTTAGTGACAGCAAGGCAAGCGCCAGCGCATGAGCGAGTGATCAATACACTACGAAGTTGGAATATCCGTATTGATGAATCTTTGTTTTTAGGTGGATTGGATAAAGCTTCGTTTTTAAATGCATTTAATGCAGACATCTTTTTTGATGATCAATTTTCAAATTGCCAAAGCGTGAGTCAAACTGTGGTGTCTGGTCATGTGTTGTATGGTATAAAAAATAATGATTGA
- a CDS encoding methionine ABC transporter ATP-binding protein gives MISIKNLSKSYSSGIPKPSDPQAVKALDNINLDIKPGEVFGIIGKSGAGKSTLIKCVNLLSPPSSGDVIIDGQPTSHLTENELRITRLKMGKIFQHFNLLRSRTVEQNIALPLELLKKPKTEIRKRVTDLLMLVNLSEHAKKYPSQLSGGQKQRVAIARAIATTPKILLSDEATSALDPTSTRDILRLLKKINQELGLTIFMITHEMDVVKEICDKVAVIDDGKIIEQGSVIEIFTNPKQEITKELVKKTSMLEVPLHIQKMLQKYSKPGSSRILRLAYHGEQASQPIISYLISQYRIVINILQGYIENIQDQPMGVMIVEIRGDQDNIEKSIQFLERNRLYVETLGYVESDH, from the coding sequence ATGATTAGCATAAAAAATCTTTCAAAATCTTACTCATCAGGCATACCTAAGCCATCAGACCCACAAGCCGTAAAAGCGCTTGATAATATTAATTTGGATATTAAGCCAGGCGAAGTATTTGGCATTATTGGTAAAAGTGGCGCAGGTAAAAGTACACTGATTAAATGTGTTAATTTATTATCACCGCCATCCAGTGGCGATGTCATCATTGATGGTCAACCAACCTCGCATTTAACCGAAAACGAACTACGCATCACCCGCTTAAAAATGGGTAAAATCTTTCAGCACTTTAATTTGCTGCGCTCACGCACGGTTGAACAGAATATTGCCCTGCCACTTGAATTACTCAAAAAGCCCAAGACAGAAATACGCAAACGTGTAACCGACCTACTGATGTTAGTGAATTTAAGTGAACATGCTAAAAAATACCCCAGTCAATTAAGTGGTGGACAAAAACAGCGTGTTGCCATTGCAAGAGCTATAGCAACTACGCCTAAAATATTACTGTCCGACGAAGCAACCAGTGCGCTTGATCCCACCTCAACCAGAGATATTTTACGATTGCTCAAAAAAATCAATCAAGAATTAGGTCTCACAATTTTTATGATCACGCATGAAATGGATGTCGTAAAAGAAATATGTGACAAAGTTGCCGTTATTGATGATGGAAAAATTATTGAGCAAGGCTCTGTGATCGAAATATTTACAAATCCCAAGCAAGAAATTACCAAAGAATTGGTGAAGAAGACCTCCATGCTAGAAGTACCTTTGCACATTCAAAAGATGCTGCAAAAGTATAGCAAGCCAGGTTCAAGCCGTATCTTACGATTGGCTTATCATGGTGAACAAGCATCCCAGCCTATTATTAGTTATCTTATTTCACAATACCGAATCGTTATCAATATTTTGCAAGGCTATATTGAAAATATTCAAGATCAACCCATGGGAGTCATGATCGTTGAGATCCGGGGAGATCAAGACAATATTGAAAAAAGCATTCAATTTCTAGAACGTAATCGCTTATATGTAGAGACCTTAGGTTATGTTGAATCCGATCATTAA
- a CDS encoding MetQ/NlpA family ABC transporter substrate-binding protein, which produces MSRVNYFLISLIFLFIVGCQQKSRDDHEIYIGTISGPETELMEVAKVVAKQKYNLELKIFEFEDYTMPNTALAEGAIDANMFQHQPFLNIVNQERRLDLIAIGKMYIYPMGIYSKKYSELQSLPMGAKIGIPNDPSNEARALKLLEKAGLITLAESSDLQLTPNKIRNNPKNLHFQEVTAAQLPRALEDFDAACINTNYALAASLSPADALFKEDKDSPYVNIVVVNNSEKDKEKFEKLMLSLHSEEVQAKAKALFGEYALPGWK; this is translated from the coding sequence ATGTCTCGCGTAAATTACTTTCTCATTAGTTTAATTTTCCTATTTATCGTGGGCTGCCAACAAAAGTCTCGAGACGATCATGAAATTTACATTGGTACCATTAGTGGCCCAGAAACAGAACTGATGGAAGTCGCAAAAGTGGTTGCAAAGCAAAAGTATAATCTTGAATTAAAAATCTTTGAATTTGAAGATTATACAATGCCCAATACAGCACTTGCAGAAGGTGCAATCGATGCCAATATGTTCCAGCATCAACCCTTTTTAAACATCGTGAATCAAGAAAGACGCCTCGACTTGATAGCCATAGGGAAGATGTACATTTATCCTATGGGGATTTATTCTAAAAAATACAGCGAACTACAAAGCTTACCTATGGGCGCAAAAATTGGTATCCCCAATGATCCAAGCAACGAGGCAAGAGCGCTAAAACTACTAGAGAAAGCGGGTCTAATTACGCTCGCAGAATCAAGTGATCTGCAACTCACACCGAATAAAATAAGAAACAATCCTAAAAATCTTCACTTTCAGGAAGTAACAGCAGCACAACTACCACGCGCATTAGAGGACTTTGATGCAGCGTGTATTAACACCAATTATGCTTTAGCAGCAAGCCTATCGCCCGCAGATGCTCTCTTTAAAGAAGATAAAGATTCACCCTATGTCAATATTGTTGTTGTCAATAATTCTGAAAAAGACAAAGAAAAATTCGAAAAATTAATGCTATCACTACATTCTGAAGAAGTACAAGCGAAAGCAAAAGCACTTTTTGGAGAATATGCATTGCCTGGCTGGAAATAA
- a CDS encoding methionine ABC transporter permease, translating to MLNPIIKATFETLEMVFVSGLFSLIGGLPLGILLHLYAPNRLWSRKHLYRLLSLIVNATRSIPFIILMIAIIPFTRLMMGTSIGVHAVIVPLTLAAIPFFARTVETALNEIPDGLIEAAKSMGANHFQIISKVLIPESLPSIISGLTLTLVNLVGYSAMAGFNGSGGLGTLAINYGYQRYDTQIMIITVLILVILVQCIQTVGDYVSRKLLSH from the coding sequence ATGTTGAATCCGATCATTAAAGCAACTTTTGAAACGCTTGAGATGGTTTTTGTCTCAGGTCTTTTTTCCTTGATAGGTGGATTACCTTTGGGCATTTTATTGCATCTTTATGCCCCCAATCGACTCTGGTCAAGAAAACATTTATATCGATTATTAAGCTTGATTGTTAATGCGACACGCTCAATTCCATTTATTATTTTAATGATTGCGATTATCCCTTTTACCCGGCTGATGATGGGCACGTCTATTGGTGTCCACGCGGTGATTGTGCCACTCACCTTAGCAGCGATCCCCTTCTTTGCACGCACGGTTGAAACAGCGCTCAATGAAATTCCTGACGGACTGATAGAAGCCGCAAAATCGATGGGCGCCAATCATTTTCAAATCATTAGTAAAGTATTAATTCCAGAGAGCTTGCCCTCTATCATCAGTGGTTTGACCCTTACTTTAGTTAATTTAGTGGGCTATTCCGCCATGGCAGGCTTCAATGGCAGTGGTGGTTTAGGTACCCTCGCCATCAACTATGGCTATCAAAGATACGATACACAAATAATGATTATTACTGTGTTAATTCTCGTTATACTCGTTCAATGTATTCAAACAGTAGGTGATTATGTCTCGCGTAAATTACTTTCTCATTAG
- a CDS encoding PD-(D/E)XK nuclease family protein, whose translation MSGALLLTPTRRLAAACLKDFDASMQEAQRQAWEMPKIQGLQDWCIQYWQHLEVSGYTDCYLMTAQESLLLMEEIIQKSSYADRLLKPHTTAKLVLSAWNTLHYWCESKQIEASCENVDQEAFQDFCKHYRHHLSQFKLIDQAQLLDHIMQHYCENDESVTQAFYIRHLICYGFDDITPQFSKFLKLIESKSCILDIDSPTTITPDSLSRIVCEDVQDEIKRAAAWAKEKLLSKKPGEKISKIGIVLPNLPAYREQVVQAFDAIFDTESQISPIAKISPEYNISTAIPLTQYPCIQICFSLLRMLKFEFSVADLSLVLNSAYIKDSIKHQDMYQAIKSKVADSYQDKLTLEQWISVCQKYSDANPLLEVIMALKSLATHQKRQKISNWSRYFEKVLNLWDWPGERALNSIEHQAVNRFYKFLDEFCQLDMVFGNVTYSDALDKFQKFASNIAFQPENQGAPIQILGILEASGLIFDELWLMNLHHENWPPKAEPNPFLPLALQKQAFMPHASPQREYEFSKKITDKLLTSATHIICSYPLLHDNNPVYPSELISHLAVAEDHTIQRIDQRIEQISNHAENIEYIDDYFQSIPLSLNAQNKESIKGGSQIFEYQAQCPFKAFAKFRLKANNSEPQTLGVNPKIRGIIIHECLQKFWEQVKSQQALIALSDNLAPFLEGIISQVIAVQKRKISYTEVLWQLEKMRVKGMLLDIMAIEKTRPSFQISAVESFHSIQVGELHINIRIDRIDALENEQYLLIDYKTSNMHIKNIVDVPLRSPQLPLYLMSEHTFVSNGVAWFVVGKEENGLLGISAQDLDIEGIVPVSELNISTTWETQLQVWHNELNRLSQEYVDGYLTLKPINGIQTCRLCDLSSFCRIQDKMQAEKMYG comes from the coding sequence ATGTCTGGAGCTCTTCTTTTAACACCTACGCGACGTCTGGCTGCAGCTTGCCTGAAAGATTTTGATGCGAGCATGCAAGAAGCCCAAAGGCAGGCTTGGGAAATGCCCAAGATACAAGGTTTGCAAGATTGGTGTATACAATATTGGCAACACTTAGAGGTTTCTGGTTATACAGACTGCTACTTGATGACAGCTCAAGAATCCTTGTTGTTAATGGAAGAGATTATTCAAAAATCTTCTTATGCTGACAGACTTCTAAAACCCCACACAACCGCAAAACTGGTATTAAGTGCATGGAATACATTGCATTATTGGTGCGAATCAAAGCAAATAGAAGCCAGTTGTGAAAATGTTGATCAAGAAGCCTTTCAGGATTTCTGTAAGCATTATCGCCATCATCTCTCACAATTTAAACTTATTGATCAGGCTCAGTTACTCGATCACATTATGCAGCATTATTGTGAAAATGATGAAAGCGTGACTCAAGCATTTTATATCCGCCATCTTATTTGTTATGGTTTTGACGACATAACACCGCAGTTTTCTAAATTTTTAAAACTAATTGAGTCAAAATCTTGTATCCTAGACATAGATTCTCCCACAACAATCACTCCTGACAGCCTAAGTCGTATAGTCTGTGAGGATGTACAAGATGAGATTAAGCGAGCGGCTGCTTGGGCAAAAGAAAAATTATTATCTAAAAAGCCAGGTGAAAAAATATCAAAAATTGGCATTGTATTACCGAATTTACCTGCTTATCGAGAGCAAGTGGTTCAAGCCTTTGATGCTATTTTTGACACAGAGAGTCAAATATCACCTATCGCCAAAATCTCTCCTGAATATAATATTTCAACGGCAATACCACTCACGCAATATCCTTGTATACAGATCTGTTTCTCATTGTTAAGAATGTTAAAATTTGAGTTTTCAGTTGCCGATCTTTCTTTAGTTTTGAATTCTGCTTATATTAAAGATTCTATTAAACATCAAGACATGTATCAGGCAATAAAGTCCAAAGTCGCTGATAGCTATCAAGACAAGCTAACACTTGAACAATGGATAAGTGTTTGCCAAAAATACAGCGATGCAAATCCCTTGCTTGAAGTGATCATGGCGTTAAAATCACTGGCGACACATCAAAAACGACAGAAAATATCAAATTGGTCTCGTTATTTTGAAAAGGTTTTAAATCTTTGGGATTGGCCGGGTGAGCGTGCTTTGAATAGTATAGAGCATCAAGCGGTTAATCGATTCTATAAATTTCTAGATGAGTTTTGCCAATTGGATATGGTGTTTGGAAATGTTACCTATTCGGATGCTTTGGATAAATTTCAAAAATTTGCATCAAACATTGCCTTTCAACCTGAAAATCAAGGTGCGCCTATACAAATTTTAGGTATATTAGAGGCTTCAGGATTAATCTTTGATGAATTATGGCTCATGAATTTACATCATGAAAATTGGCCTCCTAAGGCAGAGCCTAATCCATTTTTGCCATTGGCACTACAAAAACAAGCTTTTATGCCGCATGCTTCTCCACAAAGAGAATATGAATTCTCAAAGAAAATTACCGATAAACTATTAACTTCAGCAACGCATATTATTTGTAGTTATCCACTATTACATGATAATAACCCAGTCTATCCCAGTGAGCTTATCAGTCATTTAGCCGTGGCAGAGGATCATACTATACAGCGAATAGATCAAAGAATTGAACAAATATCTAATCATGCTGAGAATATTGAATATATAGATGATTATTTCCAATCAATTCCTCTTTCGCTGAATGCACAGAACAAAGAAAGCATCAAGGGGGGGAGTCAGATATTTGAATATCAAGCACAGTGTCCGTTTAAAGCATTTGCAAAATTCAGATTAAAGGCAAATAATTCAGAGCCACAGACATTGGGCGTGAATCCAAAGATCAGAGGTATCATTATTCATGAATGTCTACAAAAATTTTGGGAGCAGGTAAAATCGCAACAAGCGTTGATTGCCTTGTCAGATAATCTAGCGCCTTTTTTAGAGGGCATTATTTCCCAAGTAATTGCTGTACAAAAACGAAAAATTTCTTATACGGAAGTTTTATGGCAACTGGAAAAAATGCGTGTCAAAGGTATGCTTTTAGACATCATGGCCATTGAAAAAACACGCCCATCTTTTCAGATCAGCGCTGTCGAATCTTTTCACAGTATTCAGGTGGGTGAATTACACATTAATATTCGTATTGATAGAATAGATGCCTTGGAAAATGAGCAATATTTATTGATTGACTATAAAACATCTAATATGCACATAAAAAATATTGTCGATGTGCCACTGCGTTCTCCTCAATTACCCTTATATTTAATGAGTGAACATACGTTTGTTTCTAATGGTGTCGCATGGTTTGTTGTTGGCAAAGAAGAAAATGGATTATTGGGTATAAGTGCACAAGATTTGGATATTGAGGGTATTGTGCCTGTATCTGAATTAAATATTTCAACCACTTGGGAAACACAATTACAAGTATGGCACAATGAATTGAATCGATTGTCTCAAGAGTATGTGGATGGATATTTAACACTCAAGCCAATAAATGGTATTCAAACCTGCCGACTATGCGATTTAAGTAGCTTTTGTAGAATTCAAGATAAAATGCAAGCTGAGAAAATGTATGGATGA
- a CDS encoding UvrD-helicase domain-containing protein, whose product MDEKERIKALTPNQSFIVEAPAGSGKTELLTLRYLTLLNYVHKDPEEVVAVTFTRKAASEMKHRVIQALKQASSCDFSNLSEYSEKDKTRIEIAKRVLVKDQENSWYLLENPSRLRILTIDALCTMLAYRTPILSHFGGKPEIHDSPEVLYKKAIESFIRETTRESEWYPGFEKLLLYFDNMNRVCDWFIQLLANRDQWLPYLFAQSQQQDLLSYFKKGINTIKQHVIEKIATDIMPYEQALVETLNYLHSQYVENGETHVFCEYSDLTYLPTEIESTDLWLALCDLLLVKDGGWRKVVNKNQGFYSASSAKSKQDKEIRKAKKSEFEALLKIMSENMMLNQSLNEFLTLPDSNVPKEELDILIALQQVLPVLVGFLRISFKETGKVDFVEMSLGALHALRDETGPTEVAQALDYTISHILVDEFQDTSALQFQLLEQLICEWTPTDSIPKVDECSVRRQESEAPGVHALCMTGVSERSQQHRAFIYEGYKTVFLVGDPQQSIYRFRGAEVGVFLHAQQYGIANIILESISLKRNFRSQPMLVDWVSDKLKDIFPKEDNLATGAVTHKKAYSAISSDEQASISVKCFSKLRDESLYIVEQIKILQKQQPQNSLAVLVRAKKHLVSIIALLKANNIPFYAKEISQLIVRPHVIDLISLAKGLFNWNDRIAWLSVLRAPWLGLQLIDIYKIIQESDTHSLWEIIKSIESVRAKEIGLSTDTIERLQPFVTIIDYWLHHKQRRGIAAWLKGLWNALGCATCYPNDVSQDIDQVFILLEKFVEQEYEVDFNAFEEKLTSVYADQSHTLTEGASIQEQNTQIQLMTIHQAKGLEFDTVILPGLQMLTNKADSTLLQWHEGWYGQNKVFLMGAKTLNKTEQQKSIFYYLSKVVGQKNRYELIRLLYVALTRAKSKLFLCFSLEKNEANDYIEPKAGSFLELLWDYINISDDTENKIHEDCKISNVNTPVPFVYRAKQPIDLHRIPMLSYNEDELDLNRPEREYHHQRIAGIIFHRIIAYYCQNQQFLSAEEALPMLIRSVPFLLRPYGLAAEIFENARHAIHHALKNIFSDEKGLWIIDKNHQNRLAEKAFSSVVSLKKEKNIAHIIVDCAFIDENNQAWVVDFKLTHSQEMQQFDITTEAEKYKQQLLSYKKVLEHYWKQPVRVGLYFPALPFWYEYSLHT is encoded by the coding sequence ATGGATGAGAAAGAACGTATTAAAGCACTAACGCCCAATCAATCCTTTATTGTGGAAGCTCCCGCAGGCTCAGGAAAAACAGAATTATTAACATTGCGTTATCTTACATTGCTTAATTATGTTCATAAAGATCCTGAAGAAGTTGTGGCTGTTACTTTCACACGAAAAGCGGCGAGTGAAATGAAACATAGAGTCATACAGGCTCTAAAACAAGCTTCTTCGTGTGATTTTAGCAATTTATCCGAATATTCGGAAAAAGATAAAACCAGAATTGAAATTGCAAAGCGCGTTCTGGTTAAAGATCAAGAAAACAGCTGGTATCTATTAGAAAACCCCAGCCGACTAAGAATCTTAACGATTGACGCTTTATGCACAATGCTGGCTTATAGAACACCTATTTTGTCACATTTTGGAGGAAAACCTGAGATTCATGATTCTCCTGAGGTGTTATATAAGAAAGCAATTGAAAGTTTTATTCGTGAAACAACGCGAGAAAGTGAATGGTACCCAGGTTTTGAAAAATTATTACTATACTTTGACAATATGAACAGAGTGTGTGATTGGTTTATTCAATTACTGGCCAATCGAGATCAATGGCTGCCTTATCTTTTTGCTCAATCACAACAGCAAGATCTTCTGAGCTATTTTAAGAAGGGTATTAATACCATCAAACAGCATGTGATAGAAAAGATTGCCACAGATATAATGCCCTATGAACAGGCGCTTGTAGAAACCTTAAATTATCTTCACTCTCAATATGTTGAAAACGGTGAAACACATGTTTTCTGTGAGTATTCTGATCTTACGTACTTGCCTACGGAGATAGAGAGCACTGATTTATGGTTGGCACTTTGCGATTTATTGCTTGTCAAAGATGGTGGGTGGCGAAAAGTTGTTAACAAAAATCAAGGTTTTTATAGTGCCAGTAGTGCAAAATCTAAACAAGATAAAGAAATACGGAAAGCAAAAAAAAGCGAGTTTGAAGCTTTATTAAAAATAATGTCAGAAAATATGATGTTAAATCAGTCTTTGAATGAGTTTTTGACTTTGCCTGATAGCAATGTACCGAAAGAAGAGTTAGATATTTTAATAGCTTTGCAGCAAGTTTTGCCTGTTCTTGTTGGGTTTTTAAGAATTTCTTTTAAAGAGACAGGGAAGGTAGATTTTGTAGAGATGTCTTTGGGTGCTTTACATGCCTTAAGAGATGAAACAGGCCCTACTGAAGTAGCGCAAGCTTTAGATTATACAATTTCACATATTTTGGTAGATGAGTTTCAGGATACTTCTGCATTACAATTTCAGCTTTTAGAACAGTTAATTTGCGAGTGGACACCTACGGATAGCATACCCAAAGTAGATGAATGTTCGGTTAGGCGGCAAGAGAGCGAAGCCCCAGGAGTGCACGCTTTGTGCATGACTGGGGTGAGTGAGCGAAGCCAACAACACCGAGCGTTCATCTACGAAGGGTATAAAACAGTCTTTTTAGTTGGGGATCCTCAGCAATCCATTTATCGATTTCGAGGCGCAGAAGTCGGCGTGTTTTTGCATGCACAACAATATGGCATTGCTAATATAATTTTAGAGAGCATTTCTTTAAAACGAAATTTTAGAAGTCAGCCTATGCTGGTTGATTGGGTTTCAGATAAGCTTAAAGATATTTTTCCTAAAGAAGACAATCTTGCAACAGGCGCTGTTACACATAAGAAAGCCTATTCTGCTATAAGCAGCGATGAACAAGCAAGTATTTCTGTCAAATGTTTTTCTAAACTAAGAGATGAGTCATTGTATATCGTAGAGCAAATAAAAATTCTACAAAAGCAACAGCCACAAAACTCACTGGCTGTGCTGGTACGTGCGAAAAAACATCTTGTTAGTATTATTGCTTTATTAAAAGCGAATAATATACCTTTTTACGCAAAGGAAATTTCTCAGCTGATTGTGAGACCACACGTCATTGATCTTATATCATTGGCAAAAGGACTCTTTAATTGGAATGATAGAATTGCTTGGCTATCTGTATTACGTGCGCCATGGTTAGGTTTGCAATTAATAGATATTTATAAAATCATCCAGGAAAGTGACACGCATTCGCTTTGGGAGATTATTAAATCGATAGAGAGTGTACGCGCCAAAGAAATAGGTTTAAGCACAGATACCATAGAAAGATTACAGCCTTTTGTTACTATTATTGACTATTGGTTACATCACAAGCAACGTCGTGGTATTGCTGCATGGCTAAAAGGACTTTGGAATGCTTTAGGCTGTGCTACTTGTTATCCTAATGATGTATCTCAAGATATTGATCAGGTCTTTATTTTGCTTGAAAAATTTGTTGAGCAGGAGTATGAAGTTGATTTTAATGCCTTTGAAGAAAAATTAACCTCCGTGTATGCAGATCAATCTCATACACTGACAGAAGGGGCATCTATTCAGGAGCAAAATACTCAGATTCAGTTGATGACCATTCATCAAGCGAAAGGTTTAGAGTTTGATACTGTTATATTGCCTGGCTTGCAGATGCTAACTAATAAAGCAGATTCTACTTTATTACAATGGCATGAAGGTTGGTATGGTCAAAATAAAGTATTTCTCATGGGCGCAAAAACACTCAATAAAACAGAACAGCAAAAAAGTATTTTTTACTATTTAAGCAAAGTAGTCGGTCAGAAAAATAGATATGAATTAATACGTTTGTTGTATGTTGCTTTAACCAGAGCTAAATCAAAATTATTTCTATGTTTTAGTTTGGAAAAAAATGAAGCGAATGATTATATTGAACCTAAAGCAGGTAGCTTTCTTGAGTTATTATGGGATTATATCAATATATCTGATGACACAGAAAATAAAATACATGAGGATTGTAAGATAAGTAATGTCAACACGCCTGTACCCTTTGTGTATCGTGCTAAGCAGCCCATTGATTTGCATCGTATTCCTATGCTTTCCTACAATGAAGATGAGCTAGATCTCAATCGGCCAGAACGTGAATATCATCATCAACGAATAGCAGGTATTATTTTTCATCGCATAATTGCTTATTATTGTCAAAATCAGCAATTTTTATCTGCTGAAGAAGCTTTGCCGATGCTCATTCGTAGCGTACCTTTTTTATTACGGCCGTATGGCTTAGCCGCAGAAATATTTGAAAATGCTCGTCATGCAATTCATCATGCTTTAAAAAATATATTCTCAGATGAAAAAGGGCTTTGGATTATTGATAAAAATCATCAAAATCGATTAGCTGAGAAGGCATTTTCTAGTGTCGTCAGTTTAAAAAAAGAAAAAAATATTGCACACATTATTGTAGATTGTGCTTTCATTGATGAAAATAATCAAGCATGGGTGGTTGATTTCAAGTTAACACACAGTCAAGAAATGCAGCAATTTGATATCACAACTGAGGCTGAAAAATATAAACAGCAGTTATTAAGTTATAAGAAAGTATTGGAACATTATTGGAAGCAGCCAGTTAGAGTAGGGCTTTATTTTCCAGCCCTTCCTTTCTGGTACGAATATAGTCTTCACACATAA
- a CDS encoding GyrI-like domain-containing protein: MQKKQNEMAALKLVGLTVRTNNENEMNPKYAKIGELAERYWGEGLPNQLQNRVNPGKTFAVYTEYDSDERGDYTYFIGEEVSSFDGAPSGFIQLNVPAQKYQQFTTEPGAIPEVIINAWRQIWMMGEKELGGKRAYQADLEVIDVKDLHPEKAVFDIYIGIK, encoded by the coding sequence ATGCAAAAGAAGCAAAATGAAATGGCCGCCTTGAAATTGGTTGGCTTAACAGTGCGTACTAATAATGAAAATGAAATGAACCCTAAATACGCTAAAATAGGTGAACTTGCAGAGCGATATTGGGGTGAAGGATTGCCTAATCAACTACAAAATCGTGTTAATCCAGGCAAGACATTTGCCGTCTATACAGAATATGACAGTGATGAAAGAGGAGATTACACCTATTTTATTGGGGAAGAAGTGAGCAGCTTTGATGGAGCTCCATCAGGTTTCATACAATTAAATGTTCCTGCACAAAAATATCAGCAATTTACGACTGAGCCAGGGGCTATCCCAGAGGTTATTATCAATGCTTGGCGCCAAATTTGGATGATGGGTGAAAAAGAATTGGGGGGTAAACGCGCCTATCAAGCAGATTTAGAAGTGATTGATGTTAAGGATTTACACCCTGAAAAAGCCGTGTTTGATATTTATATTGGTATTAAATAG
- a CDS encoding glycerophosphodiester phosphodiesterase, translating to MDIKHIAPKHGLIGHRGLAGYAPENTIAAIQAAYEQGLNWVEFDVQLSKDHQLIIFHDHDLNRTTNGNGLVYDFTYADIKALDAGAWYGSKFSGTKIPNLEKDLNKLLRYNLHFNIELKCPNNPSQAYKNALCNSFCTLIEKKWPKARALPLVSSFEWDLLLQVRSRLKDIAIGFLCDAITPELIRLAVKTPNATINCNHHSLNDADISRSQHLNIPLLVYTVNDQEIANQLLNQGVFGIFTDSLIESRPSIREAI from the coding sequence ATGGATATTAAACACATAGCGCCTAAGCACGGACTCATCGGCCATCGAGGACTCGCTGGTTATGCACCAGAAAATACAATTGCTGCTATTCAAGCAGCTTATGAGCAAGGACTCAACTGGGTTGAGTTTGATGTTCAGCTATCAAAAGATCATCAACTGATAATATTCCATGATCATGATTTAAATCGTACCACTAATGGTAATGGATTAGTTTATGATTTTACCTATGCAGATATAAAAGCTTTGGATGCTGGTGCATGGTATGGCTCTAAATTTTCAGGTACTAAGATTCCAAATCTTGAGAAAGATCTTAACAAATTATTAAGATATAACCTTCATTTTAATATTGAATTAAAATGCCCTAACAACCCAAGCCAAGCCTATAAAAACGCACTCTGTAACTCTTTTTGCACCTTGATTGAGAAAAAATGGCCCAAAGCAAGAGCGTTGCCATTGGTTTCAAGTTTCGAATGGGACTTATTACTTCAGGTGCGAAGCAGACTGAAAGACATAGCAATTGGTTTTTTATGCGATGCTATTACACCAGAATTAATCAGACTGGCTGTGAAAACACCTAATGCCACGATTAACTGTAATCATCATTCACTAAATGATGCTGATATTTCTCGATCCCAGCACTTAAATATCCCTTTGTTAGTCTACACCGTTAATGATCAAGAAATTGCAAATCAGTTGCTAAACCAAGGTGTATTTGGGATTTTTACAGATTCATTAATAGAATCTAGACCCAGTATTCGCGAAGCTATTTAG